The following are encoded together in the Montipora foliosa isolate CH-2021 chromosome 12, ASM3666993v2, whole genome shotgun sequence genome:
- the LOC137979079 gene encoding uncharacterized protein — MAEASDNSCSSEDDEYSDPLEVAASAGARLSVPEKASISRKRKVPTNPAEKKRNVRGSVDPKVSAWDRMNEFKDQCLTTVSGNLRCDACRETLSKKKSTVKKHVASVKHITALEKIKKSKKKDQNIKDLLAKTSGGAKGSTLPEDMRLYRYELVEALLKAGIPLSKADSLRPFLEKYGHRLTSRNHLAEFIPTIHQKEIDLVKSEIAANSAFSVIFDGSTRLGEALAIVVRFIDKDWNIQQRLLKLEVLAKSMNGEELAQRLIQCMAVEYKIQPNQLLAAMRDGASVNEAGLRQVMFFFPNIFNVICFSHTIDNVGKHFEFSVLDTFSRCWNTMFSLSPAARLLWKTRTGTAMRLHSKTRWWSKWEVLNQVMEFFGDVEPFLRENDNLSPVCRASLLEIFDDPVTARDLDIELAAMIDAGKHFVQATYYLEGDGPLVFACYERLSALAHAIAIDSFPNTEAKARQHAGRNMALYNQLVAQGKACINPGFRFDQQKFSLQFHNVVRAFKAARLCCPVQVQALRPTAVSVQELKQFSFITDAEVVQLVEELPNYLATADGAAIETEEDKVQWWATHAAALPNWSAAVKKILLVQPSSASAERVFSLLQNAFSKQQEAALEETVETSVMLRYNDNKRT; from the coding sequence atggcggaggcgaGTGATAATTCATGCTCGAGTGAAGATGATGAATATTCAGATCCTTTGGAAGTAGCAGCTAGTGCTGGAGCTAGATTAAGTGTTCCAGAAAAAGCCAGTATCTCTCGGAAAAGAAAAGTGCCGACTAATCCAgccgaaaagaagagaaatgttCGTGGATCAGTCGATCCAAAAGTGTCCGCGTGGGATAGAATGAACGAGTTTAAGGACCAGTGCCTAACTACAGTGTCGGGAAATCTAAGATGTGACGCCTGCAGAGAaactctttccaaaaaaaagagtACTGTCAAGAAACATGTAGCATCCGTAAAGCACATCACAGCGCTAGAGAAGATTaagaaaagcaagaagaaagatcaaaatatcaaggatcttcttgcaaaaacaagcggaggagcaAAAGGATCCACATTACCCGAAGACATGAGGCTCTATCGATACGAGCTCGTGGAAGCTCTGCTGAAGGCAGGTATCCCTCTTTCAAAAGCCGACAGTTTGCgaccatttcttgaaaaatatggtCATCGCCTGACATCTCGGAACCATCTCGCAGAATTCATTCCCACGATTCATCAGAAGGAGATAGACTTAGTGAAATCCGAAATAGCTGCCAACAGTGCTTTTTCTGTGATCTTTGATGGGAGCACCAGGCTTGGGGAAGCGTTGGCAATTGTCGTCCGCTTCATTGACAAAGATTGGAATATACAGCAGAGGCTTCTCAAACTTGAAGTTCTAGCCAAGAGCATGAATGGGGAAGAGCTTGCTCAAAGACTGATTCAGTGCATGGCTGTGGAGTATAAAATACAGCCGAACCAGCTTCTAGCAGCAATGAGAGATGGTGCCTCAGTAAATGAGGCTGGATTGCGTCAAGTCATGTTTTTCTTTCCCAATATTTTTAATGTCATCTGTTTCTCACACACAATCGACAATGTTGGGAAACACTTTGAATTTAGTGTCCTAGACACATTTTCTAGGTGTTGGAACACCATGTTTTCTCTAAGTCCAGCTGCCCGGCTGTTGTGGAAGACAAGAACTGGCACAGCAATGCGACTTCATTCCAAAACCAGATGGTGGAGCAAATGGGAAGTCCTCAATCAGGTAATGGAGTTTTTTGGGGACGTTGAGCCCTTCCTAAGAGAAAATGATAACCTGTCTCCTGTTTGCCGTGCAAGCCTGTTGGAGATTTTTGATGATCCAGTTACTGCTAGAGACTTAGACATTGAGCTTGCTGCTATGATTGATGCGGGCAAGCACTTTGTTCAAGCAACTTATTATCTTGAGGGGGATGGTCCCTTAGTATTTGCTTGCTATGAACGTTTGTCTGCATTAGCACATGCAATAGCCATTGACTCTTTTCCAAACACCGAGGCCAAAGCTCGCCAACATGCAGGTAGAAATATGGCATTGTACAACCAGTTAGTTGCCCAAGGAAAGGCATGCATCAATCCAGGCTTCCGCTTTGACCAACAGAAATTCAGTTTGCAGTTCCACAATGTTGTTCGTGCATTTAAGGCTGCACGCTTATGTTGCCCAGTACAGGTGCAAGCACTACGTCCAACTGCTGTATCAGTCCAGGAACTAAAGCAATTTAGTTTCATTACTGATGCAGAGGTTGTACAGCTTGTGGAAGAGCTGCCAAACTATCTGGCCACTGCTGATGGTGCAGCCATTGAAACAGAAGAAGACAAAGTACAGTGGTGGGCTACACATGCCGCTGCTCTCCCAAATTGGTCTGCTGCAGTCAAAAAGATCTTGTTGGTGCAGCCTAGTTCAGCATCGGCTGAGCGAGTGTTTAGCCTGCTACAAAATGCATTTAGCAAGCAGCAAGAGGCAGCATTAGAGGAAACAGTGGAAACATCGGTCATGTTACGTTACAATGACAATAAGCGCACATGA